The sequence cttcccaggcgATCCAACAGCTCGTCAACCCGCGGCATCGGGTAGCTGTCGAACTCAGAGACTTCGTTTAAGTGGCAGAAGTCATTGCAGAAGCGGAaggtgccgtcgggcttcggaaCCATGATgatggggctggaccatgggCTGCGTGATGGCTCAATGGTCCCTAACCTcagcatctcctgtacctcttcctcgatggcgtgtcgccgagcctccggaacccaatagggccgctgccggacgatcaCTCCGGGTGCTGTGTGGATATCGTGCTTGAGTAAGTGGGTCCACCCAggctggggagagaacacatcgatgaactgactgaccaggtgttgcAGCTCTGACTTTTGGGCGGCCGAGAGGTGGGGGTCCATGTCGACAGCCAAGGGAGGTAGATGAGCGAGGGCAGAAAGCTGGGGCCCGGTCCCGACCCAGTGCTTCAGGAGATTCTCGTGGTAAATTTGATCTTCCCTCCGTCTTCCAGGCTGCCGGACTCGGTAGGTGACAGGGCCGATTCTTTTGGTGACAGTGTAGGGACCTTGCCAGCTGGCCAAGAATTTGCAGGCGGCTGTGGGGACTAGGACCATGACGTGATCTCctggctggaactcccgtggctGGGCCACCCTATTATAGTGCCGTTGTTGGGCTTGTTGGGCCTTGGCAAGGTgttcccggacgatgggcatgaccctgtcgatccgctccCGCATCTCCCGGACATGTTCCACCATGGGCCGGTGGACGGCTGGCTGTTGCTCCCAGGCTTCTCTGGCGACGTCAAGCAGGCCGCGGGGCTGtcggccgaagaggagctcgaacGGGGTaaagccggtggaagcctggggtACCTCTCGAATTCCGAACAGGACATAGGGCAGCATCTTATCCCAGTCCCACTTGTCCTCGGCAGCCACTCAACGCAGCATCTGCTTGAGCATTAGGTTGAATCGCTTGACCAGGCCATCCGTTTGCGGGTGATACACGGTGGTGCGGAGCTGTTTGATCTGGAGGATCTTACAGAGGTCAGCCATCACCCGGGACATAAAGGGGGTGCCTTGGTCAGTCAGTATCTGTGATGGTATGCCGACCCGACTACTCAACAGGAACAGCTCCTGGGTGATGGCTTTTGCGGTGGCCTTACGGAGGGGGATGGCCTCAGGGTAGCGGGTGGCGTAGTCCAggatgaccaggatgtgttcgTGTCCCCAGGCGGACTTTGGCAGCGGCCACACTAGGTCCATcccgatccgctcgaagggcacctcgatgatgggcagcggaatcagcgggctggggggaggggtgcgTGGAGACGTCCGCTGGCAGGTGGGACAGGCTTGACAGAAGCGTTTGACTTCGGCCTACAGGCCCGGCCAGTGGAAGCGGTCGCGTATGCATTGGATGGTGTTCTGTGCCCCCAGGTGGCCTGCCATGGGATGTGCATGGGCCAGCTCTATCACCGTTTCTGTCTTGGACCATGGGACTACCAGCAgggttttttcctccccccttcgctgcgtgacacagtaaagcaggccgtttCTCACAACGAAGTGAGGTGTGGGATGAGGCGCCGGCTGGAGCTCCTTCCCATCAACAATCCTCACTTGGGCCCAGCACTGTTTCAGGCAGTCATCCTCGCGCTGCTCCTTTTCAAAGGCCCTAGCCCCAGTTACCTGCTGGAAGAGGTCAAAGTAGAGGTTAGGGTTATGATGGGATGACTCACCCTCTCTGGGGCTGTCCGAGGCCAGCAGCAAGGGGCGCCGTTGTGGCTTCTTCGCTGCCTGACGCTGTGGGCGGTTCCCGGGGGGGCTGGCAGGCTGGCTAGTGGAGGCAAGTAGGCGGTCAAATCCCGGCCAATCCCTCCCGAGGAGGACCGGAACTGGCAGATCCCTGACGATCCCAACTTCTAATGGCCAGGCGCCGGGTGGCGCTGTGATGGTGACGCGCTGCACCGGCACTTCCCTGGTATCGCCATAGACGCAAGTGATGAGCAGCCTGGCTTTGGGTTCGGGCCGTGGAGGAAGGACGGTTGGCCTGACGAGGGTGATCGCGCTGCCAGAGTCCAGGAGGGCGAGGAACGGTTGGCCGTTTATCTTCACTTCCGCCCGTGGGGCCTGTTTCGGGAGTTTCCATGTGTATGGCACAGCCTGCCAGCCAAGCCCATCCAGGGGAGTGGGGGGCTTCGGTGGGCATGTGCTCATCCTGGTCGCTGGGCGCCCTCCGGCGTgtgtcgctcctggaccacccttctgGGAAAGGGCGGCGCTCGCTCCCcaacctcccggtgttgggtggcctctgccagctcaatggcctccacCAGCTCGTCGACGTTGGTGGGGTTCCGCATGCCTGCTGCCTGACGGAGAGGGCGGGGAAGGGCCCGTAAAAGGCGGTCGACTACTacgcgctccgctacctggtgtacGGTGGGACCCCCAGCCAGTAGCCAGTGTCGGGCGAGGCATGAGAGGTCGTGACTTGAGCACGGGCTGGCCGCCGTGGGTTGTAGGACCAGTCGTGGAAGAGTTGGTTAGCGCTAATGGCCGATAACCCCACCCGCCCTAAGATCTCCTTCTTCAGCTCTTCATATGAACCGCTCCGCTCGGGGGGTAAGCATAAAGTATGCACGTTGCACCTCTCCCGTCAACAATGGCAACACGATCCACGCCCACTCGTCCCTGGGCCAAGCCTCCCGGGCAGCGATCGTCTCGAACGTTTGGAGGAACGTCTCGACATCATCTTGCGGCTTCATCTTGGGGATGAGCTGTGCAGCCTGGGCACggggtcaggtagcggagttcgTGGGGCAGCGGTCATGCGGAGTGCGGCGAGCTCGCTTTCCCTTTCCCCTTGTCGGGAGGCCATGTGCTCAGTGATCTGCTGCTgccggatgctcacctcggtgaggtgcttTAGCAGGTCTTCCATCTTCtggggaggagcgccacctgggggAAAGAGGAAGGGGACGTGAGCCAAACAACCCGAAAAAAAACGTCCGTAGCAATCCAAGTGGGGTGATAAGGAATGTGGAGGGATCCTGGTCGGTAACTTCTTCACTGCTACAAACGAATTCTAGAGGGGTGTGACTGGGTGTGGAAGTACACGACACGAGAATGgaggtaagttccccgaagggcgGATTTTATTAACCAGTATGTGGGGgaaatagccaacgtgaggggtttTCCGGTGCTCGGccttctctctctatatatctctctctctccgtgcgcagtgctgtgtgggtccgtgaagTCCATGCGTAGTGAGTCACACTCTGCTGTCTGGGGAAATAACAGAGATAGGTAAGGCAAGTTTTTGGAGACATCTCTCATCTCTGTGTTCGTCGGTGCGGCTTATAAAGCCagagcttgatggggcgcaggtgtgaccgctcagcccgTAATGTTTCCAGGGCGatgctgatgagagctcgggacacgtgtcattatatatatatatatatatatatatatatatatatatatatatatatatatatatatatatatataaatgctaacaaaaaatatgtatcaaCTTGGTTTAACCCTCAATCGTCAATTTgggcaaaataattttttttttttttttttttatagtttcctaattggttagaaaaaaaattaaacttaatttgtcATTCGTACCCAAAAATGAGCACCCacagaaaatgaatgggaaatactaaaattaaaaaaaatatttgtatttttcctaTAGAAATCAATAAATCCAACACAATGCAGATCATTCATACACATAAATGAAGGAGTGAGCCTACAACATTCTCAACGTggcaaacactcacacacacacacacacacacacacacacacacacacacacacatagagagaaagaaacataCCCACAAACAACGCACTGAATGAGCCTATAacacagtgagtttttttttttttttttttttttgtcgaatAACAGTCACTCACACATGCAAAACCAAAGAACTGAATGAGCCAATGACTGAGCTTTTTTTGTGCCACTCAGCAACTGtgcgcgcacgcacgcacacacacacacaaataaacaaacatacacacacacatgtttgtttctgtgaattgtggggactttccatagacttctattacttttatattgaccaaacaatattttctatcccctaactcTAAATCTACccttacagaaaacatttttgcactgttacactttcagataaacatcatttgctaatttttatatttttcctcttgtgtccacaatgtcaaaaatgtcaggttttactatccttatgttaatgtagcataaacaagtacacacacacacacacacacacacacacacacacacacacacacacacacttcaaagtCTGATCATGTCAGCATCCTacctcctgtagtttgtctccaTGCCTctaaatcactctggacccctcacatccagcacacttactctttgaactgttgccatctggtcgacgctacagagcactgagcaccagaacggccagacacaggaacagtttcttccctcaggcaatccatctaatgaacacttgataataactgtggaacacactacactatttatatttacatactcatacacttttttgcacataatataccagtaaatacacaactgctcattgtaatatacctgccatacaaatatcaatttgtatattgtcatttcttacctacttatttgtattttttgtattttttattctttattatgtgttttttgttctgtcgctgtcattctgttgcactgcggagcttctgtcaggaaaacaaattcctcgtatgtgtgaacatacctggcaataaagctcattctgattcttgttattatttttctgttaggAGATTCTGTGAAGTGTTGGTGTTCGTCGTATGTGAGGCAGTCTTTCTATTTGGTTTAACTTGACACAAACCGTACTTACCTCATGTTGTTCACACCCCTCAGCTTATCAAACAAAGATTTTCATATGTGTTTTGCACACTATCTTCTGCTGCTCCATGCACGCGTGGGTGTATTATGGCTTGAGTGTCTTTTGTGAACTGGGTAATGTTGATCTATGACAAATAACCAGCTAATATGTGTAATGTGTTCTGTGCTTCTCAAAATTAATACAAAAGAAGATGCTGTATTTGTTATTGGGTTGTTGTacttttgatattttcttttgcaGCCTTTTTGTGAtggcctagaaaaaaaaaaaaaaaaaaaaaaaaaaaatatatatatatatatatataaacagtccTAAACAagtatgttggtggattttgatgtaagaggacaatGGGTGTGGACTTTGTCACTAGAGttagcattattatggattaaggATGTTTAACTTTATATCGCCAGAAGCGGCGATATAAAGTTAAACATCTTAGTGATGGATCTGtatcttacaaacatgcattgctaatcacttaaaaaatatattaattgatggactggagtggtgtggattacttgtgaattgttatgatgttttcatcagcttgtttggactctcattctgacggcactcattcactgcagtgaatccattggtgatcaagtgatgcaatgctaaatttctctggggttttttttttttttttttttttggtagacaTAAAGCAAACCCAAGAAAAGTATTCCATTGggactacttttaaaaaaatcatcatataagTGTATGATGAGGATCATGAGACAAGTAAAATCAGAACACAATATGTTTATTTAAGGAAGTATTGTATGTACATGCTATCACAAAGAAGCAGACAATATCTATTTACAGTAGAAATGTTCCCATTTGGATTGCTATTGAGCATAACAACTGCATAATACTGAAGTTGGGAATGTAACTATAGATATTCAATAGACACACAACACTCCTGCTGATTTGGAATTTCATGTGCAGTTAAAAGACAGACCTACTCACTGTCATGCAAGAGCCAATGTGAATTTGTATACATTGATGCAACAATCATCAATAGGGTGACATCACTGATTATGCTTTAAGCCAGTAGTTGATACTGATACAAATCACAACAGAACAGAAGGGGTTCTGtaaaacgaaaaaaataaataaaaataataataaataacaatactgTACCAGCAACAATGCAACAGATAAGTGTGCACATGCAATGATCAAACAAATGCTTTGAACTTTAGTTCTTTGTCAATATTCAACAtagattaaaaatgtatcttggtTTACTCGCATTCATGCAATTTACTGATACAAATGTTTTACACAGAATTATGAAACAACTGATTTACATTGCAACCTGCTGGTGTACAGTTTACCATTCGTTGGTTCTCtttgatgaaataaattaatgttgaaaacattgtagACCATGTCTAAAATAGTACccatgaatataaaaaaaatgtccctAAATATATTTGGTAAACTGAAGTTttttgagaaatatatttttaaaagactgaCCTTAATTATTCATCACTTGCATTTCAAGTGGTCATGAAGTgaatgttgttaataaaagttttaaagaaatgtttttatatattttttgcagtttacaattaatttaaaaatgtagacAAGAATAGGGTATGATGAGCCTCCTATTAACTGCTATTATAAGAAACCATTTACAGCATAGCGCCAATGAAATAATGCCCTTAAGTAATTTTCCCCACCaccattttttgaaaaaaagaaaaaaagaagggcTATATGCTATTTTTTAGTTGTATTATTTAGCCTAATCATAGATATACATTTACATCTATCAAGTCACCAACATGTATAAAATACAGCAGAGACTGGAGGTAGTTTTCacatagaaatattttaacagctatattttaaatgttacacaaatgattgttttctgttagtttaaaaaaaaaaaattaatacctaTAATTCAAATTGAATTACTGTTTTCCTGGGCAATAACAGTGGAAatctttcatttttaactttGTGCAGCCataatatacagatatatatactgaccttcaaaattattaataataagccTGCCCAGAGAATTACTTACTGGAGTTAGAGTTAGGATTGTGTGGTTTATTCCATCACAAATAGCCAAATATTACAGCttaaaaattaattgtataaaaacTGTGCAGTTTTCTAGATACAGGATGTCTCATCTTACCCCACCTTCTCTAACTGTGCCTTGTGAAAGTCTTCAAACACCCAAAACAAATTCTCTTATTTTCTGATTTGAAAAACAGCAGTATTCATTTTCATAAAGGGTTGtgagaaaacaataataaactaaTTCTTCAAGGAGATTGATGGTATTATTCAGGGGTTGAACACTGCATTGTTTGAACACTTCCTGATAACTGAAACAGAAGTGCCACTGGGACATCCACTGTGTTATGTTTTTGCCCTTcagatttttttaaggaaatattaaaatgtgatgaaagaaaagtcacataaaaatatttaaataaatacataaaatataaagctTGAAACTGAAAATGAGTGGGGTTtaaatacttttgcaaggcactatgtttttattttagttgggAGCCATATCCATTTTATTTCAACTGGAAGGCAATTTTTGTGGatgaaacttttacattttacattgacAAGAATTGAAAACTTctgaaaaagtgttttattttgtatatatggaAACTTATTGAAACCTTAAAGCAAGTAAGTGTGAAAATAAGGCTAAAGGCCCATTCAAACCAAGGATGACaactataaatataaagtttttattatcattttaaatatatgaaaatagtattttagaattatattttatcagCTGATGAATGAGAAAAAACATTGACCGCCAAAAAGAATCCACCCAACTTCAAGGAGCGTTTAAAGTGGCAGACGATATAACTGCAGCGCACATTATTGTTGGTGTGGAAGCCAGTTAACATTACAGTAAGctttcttggtgtgaatgggccttaactTTCATCTTATAAACCCTACTGGAGTGGTCTAATTTTGTGATTGCTGTGTCATGCACTTTTCCCTGACAGCTTCTCATCAAAGTCCCATGGACAAACGTCAGCCATGTTGAGGTAAGTGGAGGGTGTTGGAGTTGTGTGGTTCTCAGTCGTTGCAGGCTGTTTATCATTTGAGGTAACATTTGGCAATACCTCTGTCTCCCAGGGGCAAACGTCAGCACGCTTACTGATGGCAGAGTCTCTAGTAGAGCTCCTCCTCCTTCCAGATGCCATTGTGGGAACTTGGTCTCCCTCCGATGATTGACTTGTGCGACGCTTCTCAGAGGGTTTGCTTGAGGAGCTTCTCCGCTCCTTACTCTTGGAAATTCGTTTGTCATCTTCTTTATCCTTAGCTTTGTCTTTGGAAGAACAGGATCCTTTTCTTTTTGAGCAAGAATCTCTTCTCTTTGAATGATGTGTGGGGCTGCAAGTCTTGTCCTGGTTGGGGGAAAGAGGGGGATCGTAATCCCAAGGGCAGATATCCACCATGAGAGATGGAGGTTGCAAAAGGCTTCCTGTGGACTTGGAGATGTCTGAGAGGATGATCTTGGGCTTTCCATCTGTGGGAGTGACACTTTTCTTGTGGCTTGTTCTCTTGGGGGATAGTCCTACAGGCTCCATTTGTTGCACCGGTAGATCCTCGAAGTTCCATGGACTTGCGTCTTTGTGGGCATTGAGGTTGAGAGGTGATTTGGGTTTCCTCCCTTCATCCCTGTCCCCAGTCTTATCTCTGGAGCGGCGCCGGTTTGACGGCGATTGGCCCAAtcctttttgtttgtgttgagacTTGTGTCCACTTTTTGCACTGCTCTCATGGATTGTATTGGTTTCGGTGGGTGCAATGGAAACATGCTTCTGGGACTTGCCCTCCGTTGGAGTGGGTAACTCCTCCATTTCCCAAGGGCACACCTCAGAGAGGTCGTACAGGTCCTTGCTCTTCCCTGGTTCTGAACAAATGGAGGGCTGACTGCCACTCACTTGCTGCTTCATGATGCCCATCTTACTAGGCGTTTTGGTGTACTCAACCGACTGGCTGATGATCATTTTTGGTAAACACTCAGGAGATTCGTTGACTTCCGAAAGCGCTGTGCTGTCCCTTACTTTGAGACCCTTTTTACTGGCATCTTCCACACTGTGGGTCTTCCCAGCAATGCCCAGTGTCCTTTCTCTGGCACTAGCAATGACAGACAGTGACTTCTGTAACATAGAGGTCCGAAGATGTACAGGCTTTTTTTCTGCTGCTAGGTTATGTGCACTGGCTGACTTGCACACTAAGGGCACTGACTCGGTAGATTCGGCTAACTCGACCTTTGGCACCTCAGGGTTCTTCTTGTTGGACCTCCGGCCCATCAAGGTGTCAAGCAGAGAAGTCTCAGTAGTAGAGTTCTCCATTTTATCTTCATGCACTCCATTGGTTTCCCCACCTTGATCATGCGTATGGTCATAGCTGTGAGATCTCTTCAATGAGAACATCTTGCTCTTTAACGATTCTTCCCTTGACTTCCCAGAGTGAGACGGGTCAAATGGGTTTCTCCTCAGAGTGCCTCTGTTACTCCCATGGTCACTTGCATCTCGATCTTCCCGGCTATATTGCCGAGTCACTGTCTCAGGTATTTCTGTGATGCGGCGCATTAGTGTCCGTCCAAGTCCTCTCTTGGAACTGCGTTTTTTCTGTAAATGAGGGTTATTGGCCAGCATCTTCTTTCTTTTATAGATCTCCAGTTGGGCGTAGAGTTTCTTGAGCTCCTCCTGATGAAGGCAAAGAACACATAAAACTGACACACAAAACATAGTTAAGGTTTTCACTCTTgtagaagaaacaaactcagacCCCTCTAGTCTAAACtgatcaaaatatgaattaagtGAAAAAGAACCCAATTttctttgcatttacatttatgttaagCATTTTTGCAAGTAGATAGTGAAAGTGAAGAGTGTAGTGAacacagaaaagaagaaagacGGGTTTGCAAAGGACCAAAAACTGGGATTTGAACTCCAGTTGCCAGAAGCACAACCGCACTAAATGTCAGGGCACCAGATTTTTGACATTAAAGTGAACTCAGATCTTAAAGTGATCTGGTCTCCATCAATAATTTAGAAGTCTGCGAATCAACACACAATGGAAAGTTCTTGATTACTGGATACATACAGTATGAAAGAGAGATGGCACTCATAAAGAACAAGTATTTCAGAGAAAACAGTTCAATATTAATAATCCCATTACCATGGGAAGACTGAATAAAAATGAACGCTTCCTCTGCCATGCTCATCATCATTTTTTACAGGTAACATATGATGGCtaaaattattagtaatattCAGAGCTATGCTAAGAATTTTCTGCTAAGAAGTACAGTTTTCTCAAGTTCAAGGTCCTGTAAGTTGGGGCTATAAAAACTTGCATCTGCTATGAAATCCCTAAAATGCACCTAGTCTGAAACATGATAAGAGTATTTAAAACACAGAGATATCACTAACAAGACAGTTCACtgaaatttaaacataaatctaATCAACACTAGAAAATTTTGAACAATGGGGTTCAAACATTGCAAATGTTTGTCAGATTTTTAGGATATTGTTTGTGTATCTAAAAGTTCAGAGAGCCAGTGAAAATGTCTTACCCTTATGTCCTCGGGATCCAGACTGTGTTCGCTCCAGGCAGATGTTATGCTGCTGTTCAGGCAGGAGCCTGAGTGACCCATATCCAACTCATCTTCATAAGCCTCTGTGGTTATATCTTCCCGTGTGTGAGTTCCAGTGAACAAGAACTGCAGTGAAGGACGAAACAATCTATGACCCTTTCTCAAAAACAACACTGTATTAATCTCCATAGGCTGTTTGCATGCATTCTATAGATTTAATGAGAAGGATAATAATCACCTTTGGAATGAGAAGCAATCCCAGAGTAACCGTCACTGTCAGGTGTGTgtgaacaaaaaataacattagcaTCCAATCTGGATGCAGCCCACTGCCGAGAGAGAACCTGTAGATCAGACCAAAGCTTGTTAAAGGTGCCAAAAGTGAAATTTAGCCATTTTGCTAACTTTCTTCACCACATGCAGGTTCCttctctgactttttttttttttttgacagagaaTCACAAATGGCAGATCAAAGCTAAATAAAAAGGGGAAACCTTTTAGCATCAGGAGCAAATTTCACAACAAGTGAGAGCTTCAAAATCAGGAAAACAGCTTCAAACAGCATAATGAGggcaaatgtaatttaaagtggTGTGGCATCTAAGGGCTTGCTCTGTTTATTTAAACAGTGTTTAGTCAACAGGGTTAGGTATCCTGATGGTTTTAGAAGCAACAGAGTTCACTGTTCTTTCGTTATGCAAAGAGTAATGATATTCTGGCTCATTAATCACACCACCTTTCAAGAGCTGCTTTGGCAAAGCATCAAAACAGGGCATCACCACTTTTCAGACAAACAGAGCTTATCTGCTAGAACCAGCAGGGGTTGCAGACATCGGCAAAGAAGCAGAGTGTGGAGAAACAGATTCTACTAAAACTGCTAGACATTGTGATACCTCCATCATAAATAACACCAGTGCATTTTTACTCCACAAGTATTTTCTAGGGCAGAGGTTCTGGAATATAACTGCATTAAGGAGCAGCCCAATGAACTACCAAAACTGTTTATCATTCAAAAATAATGCAGTTGTCTTAAAAAAATATCCTTAAATGTATTGACATTAATTGCATAGACCCAAAAATATGCAACATTTTTAACAGGCAGAGTACTGacatttttgtaaatgcatacaCCTACAGACCAATACAGATGTTTTGTTCTACAGATTACTgcataaaacaacaaacactgagCAAATAATTTTATTAGGCTTCTGAATATGAGAAATGCACAGTCAATAAGTGCCTTAACATATCAATGCAGTGTTTATCAATGGTTTAATGCAACAATATAATGAAAACTTTCAAGTAAAGCTTCAAGTAAAGCTGCAGAATATTAGAAATGCAGAATGCATACAGATTTTTGATCTTATTCATGTTTCTGTTCTATCTATACATGCATTGCTAGTTGTATTTACTGACTGTGAACAGATCTGTTCTCATGAGAAGTTCAGACTTACATAGAAAATTGCAATTACCACTGTTTTCAAATGACCCATCAATTTCCTTCTTTCCTTTTCACAAAACCAGAAAGGATTTTATCAGTAACCTAACAAAATGAAGAGCAAAGAATTCACATTAAGTGTATAATTAGTGTtttatctgtgtatttttttcattctcatgttgccacagagaatgatgggaaattcTGTTGGTCATTCAAGTCTGTCTCCTCATAAATCAGTTAAATGAACAGAATCTTCAGCAACACACAGAAGGTCTACAAACTGAATAGTGGCATCAACATTCACAAGTACAATTTATCATGAATAATACCCATTTGATTCTGCCATAATTCTTTATTTCACAAAAAGTTTAGACTTATACTGCCTTCAAGTGCACCTCAGAGTACCTCAGAGCATTTGTTATTTCAACATGCCACATAACAGCTACATCGGAATTATGACAATTATTATTCTATCACTTATTTATGCATATCAAAACTAAACGTGTTACATAGAGCAAACCTCAAAAGTTGATTAACtcacaaaaattattataattcactACAAATTGCTTTCTGCTCACTGATAGATAAGGAAAATACAAAATCACACTGGTAATAACAACTTTATGGTGTTGTCATACCCATACATACATTCATTCTGACAAGACATGACGCAGCATGTGACCTATTTTTGGGTCGTAACCTACTAGTTGAAAACCAAAGCTCAAGAGAGCTCATGGCTATTTGTAACAAATTCTGAAatacagtatttcaaaaactTCCATTTGCTAGATCTACgtcttatatttattatttataggagaaataaatgaaaagaattcTGTGGTCAAAGAGAGTGAAATGAAGGAGCACCAGAGCAGTCTGAAAGATGGCAGACTGACGGTGAGACAGGAACAGGGTGAATGGGTTTATTTTAGGCTTTAGTAGTTTTATGCATGAGCTGTCTGCAGCAGGCATATTTCATGAACCTTCTCTCAAGTGGCTTATCAGTGCTGTCTTCATGATGCGTGTCATTTAGCTGAGGCCAGCTCTCTTCACCTTTTTTACAAGTCTAGTGCAAAGTTCTGCTGATGTGATCTGGTTTTTACTTTCTAATTGGGACCCAG is a genomic window of Cyprinus carpio isolate SPL01 chromosome B2, ASM1834038v1, whole genome shotgun sequence containing:
- the LOC109058800 gene encoding probable G-protein coupled receptor 158; translated protein: MSMENVHGPRWRRGMDAFLLYLLLLMGISKGSNYGYVEWSENDKDPEIKAKYPLYSTMETMHQEPTISSTERTAVAHKLEEDLPRVVTAFLHTGDSSTLEHVNCSRRYELSSLRGGAHAASHSSLHAVLDTMAHATNFLNMLLQSNSSREQHLRRDVQWYHALVTSMLEGNPKIHRAVLTFHTESPEAPGPQVFLQATRGEERIVLQDLSNTARHRLKNRTHESDWYNEFRDRKRPQRLAKSRGFPAAQGGYFLDRSRVKWSAPYLECERGSFVPHWLLTLSAGFYGLKNTTAPEFRGVVRVDVNLQDVDIDQCSSSGWFAGTHRCNLTTMECKPITGHGFVLDKYKCQCKSGFYHQSQVALNGFSKSDRETYTDQSWEPSGRCLPCREGCPFCTADTPCVAQEDTALRLAMVSFQGFCMLLDLISMVVVYHFRRNKRIKASGLILLEAILSGSVLLYFPVMIQYFNPSVFRCILLRWVRLLGFAIVYGTVILKLYRVLKVFLSRTAQRIPYMTSWRVLRLLAVILLVVVWFLVAWTSAICQSPDIHHALIDIGFTPEDLQFRVCLLDSWDYMMAAAEFLFLLWGVYLCYAVRTVPSAFHEPRYLAIAIYNELLISAIFHIIRFSLGSGLHPDWMLMLFFVHTHLTVTVTLGLLLIPKFLFTGTHTREDITTEAYEDELDMGHSGSCLNSSITSAWSEHSLDPEDIREELKKLYAQLEIYKRKKMLANNPHLQKKRSSKRGLGRTLMRRITEIPETVTRQYSREDRDASDHGSNRGTLRRNPFDPSHSGKSREESLKSKMFSLKRSHSYDHTHDQGGETNGVHEDKMENSTTETSLLDTLMGRRSNKKNPEVPKVELAESTESVPLVCKSASAHNLAAEKKPVHLRTSMLQKSLSVIASARERTLGIAGKTHSVEDASKKGLKVRDSTALSEVNESPECLPKMIISQSVEYTKTPSKMGIMKQQVSGSQPSICSEPGKSKDLYDLSEVCPWEMEELPTPTEGKSQKHVSIAPTETNTIHESSAKSGHKSQHKQKGLGQSPSNRRRSRDKTGDRDEGRKPKSPLNLNAHKDASPWNFEDLPVQQMEPVGLSPKRTSHKKSVTPTDGKPKIILSDISKSTGSLLQPPSLMVDICPWDYDPPLSPNQDKTCSPTHHSKRRDSCSKRKGSCSSKDKAKDKEDDKRISKSKERRSSSSKPSEKRRTSQSSEGDQVPTMASGRRRSSTRDSAISKRADVCPWETEVLPNVTSNDKQPATTENHTTPTPSTYLNMADVCPWDFDEKLSGKSA